Below is a genomic region from Raphanus sativus cultivar WK10039 chromosome 4, ASM80110v3, whole genome shotgun sequence.
ATTTTCTCTGTTTGtgttctaaatattttttttgaacttccTCTAATggcttttgatatttttttttggtcttgatgattttaagttttgtgtttttGTGTTGTCTATCCtggaactttttatttattcaaagtTCAAACATGTTATTCTGTAAAATCCTACATAGGGAAAATCGCTAAAAAACTTGAAAGTGACATATACTGACACTTTAAACTTTGGATTTTTTTCACTAGCacttcaaactttttttttttgtctcaaattgaaatatatatacaccAAAAGGTTTCTTCCCCACATTACAACAGAGACGATACTACAACATCATAATCCATAAAGTATGATAGTCTAACTAACACCAACCATGTCAACACTCCATCAGGGCGGACAAACTATCCAAAAAACAACCCACTAGTTAGTGACCAGATGCATCTCTGTCATTTCCATAAAACCGATCCAACCATCTCGGATGACCGGCCACAACATAAGACTGAGTAAAGCCAAACTTCCTCACGCTCTGAGCAATGAAAGATGCACATCTGATAGTACTCCATGATCCAGTCCTTAACTCCCATGCTTCAAAGGCCTTCAACTCTCTCTTGATTTCCCCTGTTTCAAATTGTATTGCAGGCCATAATGCAGGCTTTTCAATAGCTTCAATCATGTCTCTACAGGATGAAACAAGCctaacttttttcttcttcaagctTTTCATACTCTCCAACACCCACATCCACAACTGCAATTTAGCCTGACCCACTGAATTTACCTCCACAAAAGCCCTTCTACTGTGCTTCAACACTTTGCCCTTATCATTTTTTAAGATCCATGAAGCACCCATGCTTTTGTCTCCTAGCACTTCAAACTTACAAATTGATATATATTGtagtataattttaatttctgTGATTCTGTACAGATCCAATGCCCACATAATGAACAGAACCGGAGCCATCTCAGAGATGGTTCAGaacaaaaagtgaaaaaaaaaagatttcgaATATTGTTGGCTTACATGTTAGCTCATATGTAATTACAATACATTTTACCATTCTATAAAAATGGAGTCTACTCATCAACTTTGTCGTACCTCAGAATCAGCTTGATGTTCCACAGCTTGAGAAGGGTTGTTGTTAGAGTTATCACTCCTtatagcttcttctttctcatcCACAAACTCTACTAAACCCAACACCCATTCCCTTAAACGCATCGtaggagaagaagacaaagaagctCGCGGCGTCAAGCTAGTTCTCTCATTCCTTTGCACGAACTGGCGTATCATCCTGAGAACAAACACCAAGAACGCAGAGACACTGATTGCAATGCAGAAAAGGTACACCCCTTTGAAGCCCTTGAGACGAAGCTGGTTTGGCTCCGGGTGGTTCCAACCTGATTTCTCTGGACAACTCGTCTTGCATAACCATTTGTTCAGAATCTTTTTCTGCTTTCTCGTCTCAGCTAGTTTTAAGATCGCTGTTGACATGTCTATAGCTAGTGGAGAATCTCTCTTAAACGCCTGttaaaaacaagaaacaaaactcaaatcttttatttttgtgcTCTTCTAATTAGACCGGACCGGTTCAATGTCAGGATCGGGTTTAAAAACATTGCATTAAAAGTAAAGGTGTACTTACAAACCCCCAACCGCGGTTCATAAAGGGATCTCCGACAATCTTGAAACCAGTCCGTTCCGCTAGAAACAGTTCAATGTAAGGGAGCTCGTCAACAATAGCAGCTACGCCTCCCAAAGCGGTTGGTCCTAGCTTTAGAGCCCTTTCATAGTCCTCAGGCGAGTCAAGTGCGACCAGTCTAGACCGAGCCATGCCAAGACTGTAGGTTAAGTACTCGAAAGTGAACGTCCCAGACTGGTAACCGATAGGCACCTCACTTGCTCGCAGGCTGTCAATGCCGGTAATGGTAGATGGAAGCTGTTGAACTGTGAGGATTGAGGTTATTTCCGCTTTGTAGCTCGCGGTTAGAACCATCAATAGGAAGAGCCAAAAAATCATCACTAGTCTCGCTAGATTGCTCTTAGTATCTTCATCTGtaaaaacaacataaataatGCATGatgatatgtaaataaatactGTATATATAGCAAGTTTTATGCTTATTAATCTtcttagttaataaaaaaatgtatcataTGATATAACTACTTTTTTAGGTCTGTATAGTGTAagtatatgattatatatttttaatttttaattttttttaaatagaatatcTGGCTCGACTAATTGAACCGGTCCAATCAGTAAACTAGTAGTTCTACCGAATTGGTATCTCGGGAGTTTTCGAGACGTTGATGAAACAAGAGTCTAAGTATGTATCAAACTTTTGTGTTATGATTGAGACCGAGGCTACTCACGATTTCTCCCAAAGAGAGTGGAGAAGCTGAAACTGCaagggaaaaaaaaacaggCTAGAAATGTCAGAGAAAACTCCAAGAATATGAACTATCAAGTTCAGTGAAAAACTTACAAGATGATTGTGATGATTTGCCTTCGGGGTGGGCCTCTGAAATCTTCGTTGACGCGATGTTCGAGGATCCAAATGACAACGGAAATACAGAGGAACGAAGCCAGAACAACGCACCATAACTGTGTGGTGAAGGGTCTCAGAATGATCCAAGTCCCATTGCCGACGTTAGGAATCACCACTACAAGGCCTGTGGAAGCATACGGCTGAGAAAAATCTACTAGCCTGGACCGGCTCGGGACTATTGCAATATCCCCAACAGCTGCATCATATACCTGAAAAGTTATTCTGAAAAAATGTTCATTtgataatcaatttttttttaagtggaTGGATACTTACCCCATCCGATACCATTTGAATAATCTTGCTGTAGTTAGGACTCGAATGTCCATTCCCAAACGACTCAAACTTGTAAGGAACATCGTAAGGGATGAACTTCAATGCTTCAATGAAGATGTCAATGCATAAGCCTTTGATACGATGGCTGCTGCTACTGTTCTTGTCTTCAGTCACAAACTCGACAAAACTCACTCTTTTAGGTACAACAATCTTCAACGGATTTGCCGAATCAATAACCCATCCACGTGGCTTTTCACGGCCACCACCAGGCCATGTTACGTTATTACCAAGTGAAAAACCACCGTTTCTGGACCAGAAGCCCACATTGTGAACGCCTGTTCTGTCTACATTGATGATCTCATAGTCACAGCCAGTGACGTTTCgacccgaaccaaaccgaactcgACCGGCTAAACCGGCGAAGTTAACCTTGAGAAGTTTCTCAAGTAGTACCTCCCCTTTGTTGAATATTTTGACTTTCTCCAGGTGAAGTTTATTTCCTTGCGAGTGACTTAACTTCTCCGAGTAAGAGAATGTTACGTTGTGTCCTTCTTTCAGCATCTTCTCGATGCCGTATGCAATCATCCACACTGTATCATACGCATGGAACGCGTATGCATTCATCGACCTGTTCCTCTTTAGTTGGCGCATCTTTATGGATTCTGGAATGTGTTGACGAAGCCCAACAACTCCTTCAAGACGACTAAAAGTACCTTTGTCGCTCAAAGAAGAATCTAAAGTAACCGAGAGCCAGTCTGTGGCGAGCCACACGTATCCACTGGTCATCATCCGCAGCTTCTGCGCTACGCTGAAGATTCTGAGCAAAGGGTCAGGACCAATATGAAGAACATAGACTCTAGGCCCAATGGACTTGGAACTGTTCAAAGCATCCGTAACAGATTTTTCATCAGAGTGTAGTGAGAGCGGGACTTTATAGGAGATCCTGAATCTTCTCTTGTCAAGCTCATCGTCAAGAGCAGAGACGCCGTTTCTTCCGAGCTCATCGTCCGAGTAAACAGATATCACCTCTTTCCATCCGTGGAAATCGATGAGATCCACGAGGGCAGACATCTGGTGGGAATCATCAGGTGTGGTCCGGAGAAAGAAGGGGAACTGGAGGGCGGAGAGTGTTGGATCGGTTGCTGCGAATGAGACGAGGGGGAACTTGAGACCTTTGGCGATGTCTGATAATGTGTGAGCGATGGAGGATGAGATGGGACCGATGATAgccaccacttctttgccaagCACTTCAAACGCTGCAAAATGTTCTAGTTAGGTTTTATTATGTTCTAGacaacaataaaacaaaaaaagaacaagtaAGAACAGTTATGGTACCTGCGAAGGAACCATGCAAGACATTGCAAGAAGAGTCCTCCATAAAGAGACGTAGCTTTGTTTCTTTGAGAAGGCTTGTGTCAGCGTTCACGTCTGAGACAGCTGCCTCCAAAGCTACTTTTGAAGCTCTTCCGATAACGGAATCAAAAGTGAAAACAGCACCGAGGTTTATCACTCGAGGACTTTGGCATCTCACTAGTACCATCAGAGTGGCTACGATCAGTGCCGTTACAGTCACGAATTTTTCAGTGCTCAGTCCCATGTAACCAGAGAGAGAAAAATGAATTAAGGTAAGGTTTACAGTTTGACGTGTAGAACAAGAAAACTCTTTCATCAAAAGATAACAAGCAAGCGAAAACAGAGCCGGTGGGTAAAACAGAGTAAGAACAAAAGACAAAGCTTTACACACGACAAGAATCAGTTAAAACAGTCTGACAATGTCTGTTCTCTATTTCAGCAACCTTCAGGTTCTCTGAGGAATATACGCAAACCTACAAATGGAAAATTTCCTACAAAGAAACGAATTGTTTAACAGGGAAAGCCTAAGGAACAGAACCAAAAAGGCTGTTATAAGTCAGGAGACAGATTCCTAAAGAGATAAAAGACAAAAGCTTAGAGACCACATTACGCCCAGAAAGTCGTCTTCTCCTCCAATAGAAGAAAAACGTGTGACTCAAgtatttcttttggttttgagCTACTGTCAAAAGCAGCCATTTGTTAGCCGTGGGGACCATTATTATGGGCCTACATCTAACGGCCCATATTGCGAAGTGTTATTAAGATTATTAAACCGTAGAATAATTAATTTGACATGTGTTAATCATTTACTACTAATTTTTTCAGAAGTCTTTTCAATCTTCTttaagcttttttttcttttttataaacaaCAGGTTTCTTTCTCAAGAAAGTTAATAGCAACGAAGCCTTAATGTAGAAGCTTTGATTGATATGTCTTATTGAATCAAATCATGCTGGTTAAGCATTAGATGGCGGATGACATAAAGAAAAGGGATATCAGAGATGTAAAAGGCTTAGTTGATGCATCTAAGGTTAAACAACTCGTTGACCCCATTGTAGCATCAACATAGTTTTTAAATGTAGATAGCTAACATAGAACTCATCAACGCACGAGTCAAAAAGTGACAAGCTCATGAAGAGAAAAGTATAAAAAGgctaaattttactttttagaaCAATCATTCCtgtgttagaaaaaaaaaagaacaatcaTTCCTCCTCACTAGGAAAAAAGAATCCAAGAAAGATGAACTAAGAAGCCATTATTTATCATATCATCTACAAGGGTCTTTTGACAAAACAACACTTTCTGGCGATGTTAAAGTGATCTTAAGAGAAATAATAACATTTTGCTAACTTGATGGATCTAGAAACTTTCACTCACTCTATCATAGCATTCGAATATCACATTCTAAACTTGTCTGTTTTGGATTATTATTTACTATATACAGAGTTTGTTACAAGAAGATTATCTATCATCCCCTTGTTGAATCTTCCACAAGACGttagaaaagaagaaacatacAAAATGAAAACTACACTTACCTCACTGAAAATTGCTTAAATAAGCTTCACGCGCGTTCTCAACATAGTTGAGATGGGTACTGAATCTCATACCCTGAAACGCTTCCATTCCTAGGATTCCAACTTTTGTGATCGTCTTCCTCTCCACATTGAAATACACAACATACGAAGGCACGTGTTGGTAGAGAGGGGAGAAAACACGATTTCCCTTTCACCAACCATTCCAGCGATGTACATGACCTCCGTAACCACATCCTTCCACGAAGGTGGCAACACGTACACATGCTTGGACCACTCATGCTTTGCAGCGTCTTCTAGACAGGTACCCACATCTCAAAACTCGTACACTCTCCGGTAACAAAACCAGAATCCAACGACATAATCAAACCGAGTTTGCCACAGTAGTTCACCAGAGTTGTCGAATGGTGCATTTCTCTATTGAAAGTTTCCATGAAATTCACCGAGAACTGTCATCGACTGAAGTCGCGTAGTAAATAACACCACCGATGCAAATCCACTTGCTAGAATAAGAATGCGTAACGCAACATTCGACCGACCTCCACGCCAAATCATCGGTTCCTAACGTCAGGACTTGGTGCTTCACGACGATCCACTCATCATTTGCAAACGTGCGTAGCGTTGACAACACCTTGAACTCTTTACCGATGGGGTCATATCCAAGATAGCTTTTCGCTCCGTGCCTGTCCCTCGAATTCAAACTCGGTAATGTCAG
It encodes:
- the LOC108855534 gene encoding glutamate receptor 3.7; amino-acid sequence: MKEFSCSTRQTVNLTLIHFSLSGYMGLSTEKFVTVTALIVATLMVLVRCQSPRVINLGAVFTFDSVIGRASKVALEAAVSDVNADTSLLKETKLRLFMEDSSCNVLHGSFAAFEVLGKEVVAIIGPISSSIAHTLSDIAKGLKFPLVSFAATDPTLSALQFPFFLRTTPDDSHQMSALVDLIDFHGWKEVISVYSDDELGRNGVSALDDELDKRRFRISYKVPLSLHSDEKSVTDALNSSKSIGPRVYVLHIGPDPLLRIFSVAQKLRMMTSGYVWLATDWLSVTLDSSLSDKGTFSRLEGVVGLRQHIPESIKMRQLKRNRSMNAYAFHAYDTVWMIAYGIEKMLKEGHNVTFSYSEKLSHSQGNKLHLEKVKIFNKGEVLLEKLLKVNFAGLAGRVRFGSGRNVTGCDYEIINVDRTGVHNVGFWSRNGGFSLGNNVTWPGGGREKPRGWVIDSANPLKIVVPKRVSFVEFVTEDKNSSSSHRIKGLCIDIFIEALKFIPYDVPYKFESFGNGHSSPNYSKIIQMVSDGVYDAAVGDIAIVPSRSRLVDFSQPYASTGLVVVIPNVGNGTWIILRPFTTQLWCVVLASFLCISVVIWILEHRVNEDFRGPPRRQIITIIFFSFSTLFGRNHEDTKSNLARLVMIFWLFLLMVLTASYKAEITSILTVQQLPSTITGIDSLRASEVPIGYQSGTFTFEYLTYSLGMARSRLVALDSPEDYERALKLGPTALGGVAAIVDELPYIELFLAERTGFKIVGDPFMNRGWGFAFKRDSPLAIDMSTAILKLAETRKQKKILNKWLCKTSCPEKSGWNHPEPNQLRLKGFKGVYLFCIAISVSAFLVFVLRMIRQFVQRNERTSLTPRASLSSSPTMRLREWVLGLVEFVDEKEEAIRSDNSNNNPSQAVEHQADSEVRQS